A single region of the Chryseobacterium culicis genome encodes:
- the pnuC gene encoding nicotinamide riboside transporter PnuC, which translates to MMQDILKQITLPEWFGVLFSVIQVLLARKNNVNNYLFGIAGILFTLYVMLTSKLYAEFTLNLYYLIMSIYGWLYWKFGKQKSEMEISVTTTNEKWITGGIVLGTFILFWSFLTHFTDSDVPVWDSLVSAFAWAGMWLMARRKIENWVILNISNIISIPLMIHKELYLYAVLTSFLFLVAISGYIEWQKIIKSKAHAQY; encoded by the coding sequence ATGATGCAGGACATTTTAAAACAAATTACCTTACCGGAATGGTTCGGAGTCTTATTTTCAGTGATTCAGGTTTTACTGGCCCGTAAAAACAATGTCAACAACTATCTTTTCGGAATTGCAGGTATTCTGTTTACGCTGTACGTAATGCTTACATCAAAGCTTTATGCTGAATTTACCTTAAATCTTTATTACCTGATCATGAGCATCTACGGATGGTTGTACTGGAAATTTGGGAAACAGAAATCCGAAATGGAAATCTCCGTTACTACCACCAATGAAAAATGGATTACCGGAGGAATTGTTTTGGGAACTTTTATCTTATTCTGGTCTTTTCTCACTCATTTTACCGATTCGGATGTTCCTGTTTGGGATTCCCTGGTAAGTGCTTTTGCCTGGGCAGGAATGTGGCTGATGGCAAGACGGAAAATTGAAAACTGGGTGATCCTCAATATCAGTAATATTATTTCCATTCCTTTAATGATTCATAAGGAATTATATCTCTATGCTGTTTTGACATCATTCTTATTTTTAGTGGCAATCTCCGGTTATATAGAATGGCAAAAAATCATTAAATCCAAAGCTCATGCTCAGTATTAA
- a CDS encoding RNA polymerase sigma factor, translating into MDHFKEIYSGYKHRVYFFVAKYLSEEEDIEEIVQDIFMHVWKYLSKTHSPSEIEALIFKSAKQEVSNFYRKRKMIFVPLESSPESQDEENSEIEKQIQQEDQLKKIESLLEQVPEKSREFFIKNKIQNLSLFTIAQENDISKTAVEKHVNKVLKFLRANLNFFF; encoded by the coding sequence ATGGATCATTTTAAAGAAATATATTCCGGTTACAAGCACAGGGTGTATTTTTTTGTGGCCAAATACCTTTCGGAAGAAGAAGATATTGAAGAAATAGTACAGGATATTTTTATGCATGTCTGGAAATACCTGTCCAAAACCCATTCTCCGTCAGAAATCGAAGCGCTTATTTTTAAATCTGCCAAACAGGAAGTCTCCAATTTCTACCGTAAAAGAAAAATGATTTTCGTTCCTCTTGAAAGTTCCCCGGAAAGTCAGGATGAAGAAAACTCAGAAATAGAAAAACAAATACAGCAGGAAGACCAACTCAAAAAGATAGAAAGCCTTCTGGAACAGGTTCCAGAAAAAAGCCGTGAGTTTTTCATCAAAAATAAAATCCAGAATCTCAGCCTTTTTACCATCGCTCAGGAAAATGATATTTCCAAAACAGCTGTTGAAAAACATGTGAATAAGGTGTTGAAGTTTCTGAGAGCGAATTTGAATTTCTTCTTTTAG
- a CDS encoding FecR family protein: MDFENQWKSVKEENRKMKDSADQRIWNGLENKIRSRNKTKRFLWAAAVLLPLFTVMTLFFTENALSSSSHQQMVFRTETMQKEFTLPDGSIIILQPESELNLTENFGKKTRNVSFKGKAFFSVAKNKALPFIIDANGFKVKVLGTKFLLDQRSEDKKVYLKEGKVKIDYKGHTTYLLPKETWLADKDGNEKHFYDQDVVRTFDFNEMKFGQAISQLEKTYNISISYPQQYKENVIDGDITGDLNKVIKTIGFPFSLNTRKESDYHIILEK; the protein is encoded by the coding sequence ATGGATTTCGAAAATCAATGGAAATCAGTCAAAGAAGAAAACAGGAAAATGAAGGATTCTGCAGATCAGCGAATCTGGAATGGACTTGAAAATAAAATCAGATCCAGAAACAAGACAAAAAGGTTTTTGTGGGCTGCGGCTGTTCTTTTGCCTTTGTTTACCGTGATGACTCTGTTCTTTACTGAAAATGCTCTAAGCTCTTCATCTCATCAGCAAATGGTTTTCAGAACGGAAACGATGCAAAAGGAATTCACCTTGCCGGACGGAAGTATTATTATCCTGCAACCAGAAAGTGAATTGAACCTGACAGAAAATTTCGGTAAGAAAACCAGAAATGTTTCTTTTAAAGGAAAGGCATTCTTCAGTGTTGCTAAAAATAAAGCGTTGCCCTTTATCATTGATGCCAATGGATTTAAAGTAAAAGTGTTGGGAACAAAATTCCTGCTTGATCAAAGATCTGAAGATAAAAAAGTTTATCTGAAAGAAGGAAAAGTGAAAATTGATTATAAAGGTCACACCACTTATCTTTTGCCTAAAGAAACTTGGCTGGCAGATAAAGACGGAAATGAAAAACATTTCTATGATCAGGATGTCGTAAGGACATTTGATTTTAATGAGATGAAATTCGGGCAGGCCATTTCACAGTTGGAGAAGACGTACAATATCTCGATAAGCTATCCTCAGCAGTATAAAGAGAATGTTATTGATGGAGATATCACCGGAGACCTTAATAAAGTTATTAAAACCATAGGATTTCCATTTAGTTTAAATACACGAAAAGAATCAGATTATCATATCATTTTAGAAAAATAA